The genomic interval GGGGCTAGGGACTAGGGGCCAGGAATCAAGAATAACAGCAGGCAAAATTCCAGAACATAGAATAGAGGCTAGGGGTTAGGAATCAAGAATTAAAATACTAGATGGGACTGTCGTCATTTGTGTACTTCATGGTTTTAACTTCTGACCCCTAACCCCTGACTACTGATCCCTCGATAAAAGGAGCCAACTATGCAAGAATTTTTTGAGTTTCGTTTACTGCCACGGGTGTTGTATAAATCGGGCTTGGTTGCCGAAATGGGAGCTGAATTAAGCTCGCTGGGCGCAACCAAGGCCTTCATTGTGACCGATGCTGGTTTAGTCAAGTCGGGCTTGGTTGAGCACGTTCAACAAGCGTTGGCCGAGACGGTCGAAGTTGTCGGTGTCTACAGCGATGTGCCGCCGAATTCCTCGGTGACCGTGGTTGAGGCGGCTGCGGCTCAAGCTCGCGAATCGGGCGCTGATCTGTTGGTGGCGCTTGGTGGTGGTTCGCCAATTGATACCGCCAAAGCCATGCGCATTTTGATTACCGAGGGCGGTAATTTGCTCGATTACGAAGGGATCAACATCCTCGAACGGCGCTTAATTCCGATGGTGGCAATTCCTACGACCGCTGGCACTGGCTCGGAGGCGAGCAACTTTGCTGTGATCAAAGATGAAGCCAATAATGTTAAGCTCTCGTTTACTAGCCCATATCTTGCGCCAGAGTTAGCGATTCTCGATCCGCAAGTAACCCAAAGTTTGCCTGCGCATTTGGCTGCTGCAACGGGTATGGATACGCTGACCCATGCCTTTGAAACCTATGTCTCAACCGAATCTGAGCCAATGAGCGATGCCTTGGCTTTGGGCGCGGTCGAGATTGTTTCAAATTATCTGCGTGACGCGACTCACCATGGCCCGACCAACGAAGAAGCTCGCGGCCAGATGTTGATTGCCTCGTGTATGGCGGGGATTGCCTTTACCAACGCATATTTGGGTGCGGTGCATGCCTTGGCTCACGCTACAGGTGGCCATTTCCCCTTGCATCATGGCTTGCTCAACTCGATTTTCCTACCACATGTTGTCGCCTTCAATGCTAGCACCGTGCCCGATCGCTATGCTCGGCTCGCGCGGGCCTTTGGAATCAACACTGGTGGTCGGCCACGCGAAGAGGTGATCGACGATTTGATTGCCGGTTTGCGCCAGTTGGCCAGCGATTGCGGATTGATTACTCAGCTACGCGATTTGGGTATTCCCGAAGATGCTTTGCCCATGTTGGCTGAACAGGCTTTTGGCGATGGGGCGATTTATCATAACCCAGTTGCGCCAACCGTTGACGATTTACTGGGGATTTTGCAAGCAGCATGGTAGTTGATACGATGACGATCTTCAGCCAGCGTCGCCAGTGGTTGAC from Herpetosiphon gulosus carries:
- a CDS encoding iron-containing alcohol dehydrogenase; its protein translation is MQEFFEFRLLPRVLYKSGLVAEMGAELSSLGATKAFIVTDAGLVKSGLVEHVQQALAETVEVVGVYSDVPPNSSVTVVEAAAAQARESGADLLVALGGGSPIDTAKAMRILITEGGNLLDYEGINILERRLIPMVAIPTTAGTGSEASNFAVIKDEANNVKLSFTSPYLAPELAILDPQVTQSLPAHLAAATGMDTLTHAFETYVSTESEPMSDALALGAVEIVSNYLRDATHHGPTNEEARGQMLIASCMAGIAFTNAYLGAVHALAHATGGHFPLHHGLLNSIFLPHVVAFNASTVPDRYARLARAFGINTGGRPREEVIDDLIAGLRQLASDCGLITQLRDLGIPEDALPMLAEQAFGDGAIYHNPVAPTVDDLLGILQAAW